The following nucleotide sequence is from Barnesiella viscericola DSM 18177.
AACTTCAAATACAACTGGGGACATTCGCAGATTGGTGTGACATACAATATCAATTACAGGAACTACAACAAAAGGGTGCTGGACGAAGAAATGGCCTATTCCGTCGGCGGAACAGATTTTGAAAAGAGAAAGAGCGGGCGCAACAGCCCCTATGCCTATGAGCAGCAGGTGGCCGAAATCAGCTTCAACAACACAAAAGCCGACAACTATCTGTTCAGTACGAAACTCTCCTTCAACTCCTTGAATCGCAGACGCTCCTCGGTGCAGGATATTCTGTCAAGTGTGGACGGTAAGGAATCCCGTAAAACAGGGGAGAGTTGGGACAAAGACAAATACATCAGTCCGGTTATGGATATGTATTTCAGTAAATCGTTCGGCTCCAAACATGAGCTTATTGTGAATCTCGTCGGTACATACTACAAGTCGGATTATGATTATGAGTATCAGGAATTGCTGGAAGCAGAACCCGATTTTGAAACGGCTACGGTAATACATACCGACAAGTATTCGGTTATTGGAGAAGCGTTGTATACCTATAAAATGGAAACGGTGAATCTGCATGCTGGGTCACGATACATGTACAACAACAGCATTCAGAATAACCTGCCGTCGAACAATAAGATAACGGCCCATGAAATCTACTCCTATCTGGGAATAACCGGCATGTGGGGCGACAGATTCAATTACAGCCTCAGCGCCGGCGTGAACAACCATATATTTACCACTATCGAGAACAAGACCTACAACTTCACCTATTTCCGCCCTCAGGTGAAATTGGGATATTTCATAGACCCAAGCTCCGACCTGATGTTCAATTATGAAATAAATACCGAAAACCCGTCGGTCTCTTCGTTGACTTATAATCCATATTATAAAGATCCCAATTACATCTTTGTCGGGAATCCCCATTTGAGCCCAAGCAACAACCATGATTTTTCATTCTCCTATTTCAAAGGGTTCAAGAAATTTATTATCAATGCAGAAGTGGGGTATTCCTATACGAAAGATGCCATCGCCCCGATTTTTCAATCGGACCATACAAACATCATCGAAACCTTTGGGAATCTGGATTATGCACAGAACATGAAAGCCAGCCTCTTTTTACAGTGGTATCCATTTTCAAACAATATGCTCAGGTTGAGATTGTACTCCGAAGTGTTCCATCAGATAAATAAATGGGGCACCTCGAAATGGAACCATACCGGCTATTCCATCATACCCTCGGTATATCTTGCCTGTCATCAATGGGGATTGCAGGTATTCTATCAGACTCAAAAGAAATCCCTTATCGGACAGACAACGAAAAACATACCCAGCATGGCATCGGTAGAGTTGTCTTATAAACCGATTAAAAACTTGACCCTCACCGGAGGTATAAGATACCCGTTCTATGACTCCTGGAAACAGGTTACATCTGTATCTGGGACATCGCTCCTACGACGTACGGAGACCGAAAGAATCATCAACAATGCCAATATGGTATATGTCAATCTCGTTTATAATTTCTCATTTGGCCAATCTAAATCGGGTGTAAAATTGAAAATACAGAACCGGGATAAGGATTCCGGAATCTTGAACCGAAATTGATACGATTGAAGCCGATGAAGGTGAGGAGACCTGAGGGCATTGGAGACAACAGATTCTCCCTCGCTTCATTTATGGATAAGATATAATTTCCTATCTTTACGACCAAAGAATAGGGTACAATGAAAAAATGTCTTTTTGCTATTGCATTAGTCGGCTTATTTGCAATACAGGTACCAGCAAAAGCTCAGACTACCACAAATGAGCGGATATATATCCTTTCTTCTGTATGGAAGGATGTGTGCAAGAATTTTGCCTTCCCTGAACGGTTTAAGGAGGTTGACCCCGATAGTCTGTACAAAGAGTATATCCCCAAAGTTCTACATGCAGAAAGCGAACAGCATTTTTCTAATCTCATGGCCGAATTCCTTTCGAGTTTTCAAGACGGACATACTAAATTTAATGATAACAACATCAAAAGGTACAAAGTGCCTGTTGTCTTTTCTTGGGTCAAAGATCAATTATTTGTGACCAATATCCCCACAGCCCTAAAACAAGAGATACCCCTTGGCAGTCAGATTGTTGAAGTTGAAGGCGAACCATTGATGGATTACCTGCAAAAACAGGTTTATCCGATTGTCCCGGCTTCCAATGAAAATTGGAGAAAAAGGAAAGCGTTAGACTTCTTTTTGACAGGAGATAAGGACACTCGTTATAATTGTAGTATTAAGACCCCCAACGGAGAGATGAAAGAGGTTTCTTTAACAACGGGTATCATAGGGTATGAGGATATATCAGACTGGCTTATTCAGCGGGACAATCGTATATGTTATGTAAAGAATCTACCCGGTGATATTCTCTATATGAAGTTGACCACATTTGCTAAACCTCAATCGGTAAAAGAGGAGTTTGAGAAATATCTGTCGCAATTTATATCATCAAAAGGAGTCATTTTTGATATACGAGGCAACCGAGGCGGTACAGATGAATCGTGGCATAATCTTATACAATATATAGCAGATTCAGATGTGAATATTCAAGATGGACTTATGCTTACAGGCAGAGTTTCAAATACGGCTATCGAGTTGTATGGGAAAAACGTACCTCAATTGGCCGATTATTATAATGGGGTTGCAATGCAGCCGATACAATTAGACCCATTTAAAAGTAAAATACCCGATTCATTGAGAATCAAATCGCCGATCATTTTACTTGTCGATGGATTTACGGCTTCAGCCGCCGAAGATTTTGCCGTGACGATGAAGAATCTGAAACTGGCTACCATAGTAGGCACATCGACAGCCGGAGTAGTCAGTTCTCCAAAAGTGAATGACCATGGGCATGGCTATTGGTCTCAGGTTTCGTTTTGTCGATTTTCTAACCCTGATGGCTCTGATATCATCTATACCGGAGTTTTGCCGGATACTAATATCGAATATACCTTGAATGATGCGTTAGGTAAAACTGATACCGCATTGGACACGGCAATTAACATAATACATATCCACCAAGCTAAGTAGTACAATAACGGAACAGTAAATTTTTAGGGAAGAACTTCTTGGTTCGATGTTAACAGATTCTTCCTCGCATTTGTTTTTAAAGTCGTGGAGCAGGGGAGAAGTCTCCCATTTGATGGGGCAGAGCACATTCCGAGCAATAGGTTGCCGGTTCCCACTGGTTTTCTTGCGGGTATTCTTTCCGGCTTCGGGTTTTGTCGTATTTTTGCACCGTGAAAGTTATCTATATTCTTTTAGGCGGACTCTCTCTCGGCTTGGGGGTAGCCGGTATCTTCCTGCCGCTGTTGCCTACCACCCCTTTTCTGCTGCTGTCGGCAGCCCTGTGGCTGCGCAGTTCGCCACGGCTCTATCATTGGCTTTTGAATCACAAGCGGCTGGGTCCCTATATCCGCGACTTTCTCGAACATAAGGCCATACCGCTGCGGGTGAAAATCATCTCGGTATCGCTGGTGTGGATTACGCTGCTCTATTGCGCCCTGTTTGTGGCTCGGGTGTGGTGGCTCGCGCTCTTGTTTATCCTGCTGGCCATGGCCCTGTCGTGGCATATCCTCTCGTACAAGACCCGCAGATAGTCGTTGTCAGTATCTGAATCCGATGGAGAGGAAGGCGTTCCCACAATTGCTGAGACCCGAGGTGTGCGAATCGATAAATCGATAACCCAGCTCGACGACAGGCGAGAATCTATACGACCTGAGGTACCAGGCCAGGGAGATGTCGTAGGACGAGCGGTTCCAAGAGGGGCAGCCCACGCTGCTCAATGCCTTTGCCCGTACGTCAAGGGCATGGATACTTTTCACGCCGTCGAGCAGTTTTACACCCAAGCCACCGCCTAAGCTGACCCCATTATAATAAGTTTTAACCTCCTTGTTTTTGTATAGGGAAATGTTGTCTTCGACCGTAACAAAGAGATAGGCGATAGAAACAAATTCCACCTGGGACTTGAATGAAAAGTCAACGGGCGTTATTCCTTTGTTTTCCATTCCCGTTCCGGCTGAAAATTCGAAATGTACCCGATCCATGAAGGTTTGCGCATGCGTCTTGACTGTCGCGAGCATGAGTAAAAGGGCAGCAGCATAAATAAATTTTTTCATTCTGTTACGTGTTGTGTCGATTAAGGTACCTGTTCTTTCCAGGAATCGTGAGAAACAATTCCTCTAAATAGTGAGCATAAAGATAATAATTTATTCCTTTTAGACAAAAAATAGTTATAAAAAAGCGCGGCCTTCACAGCAGGAGGTCGCGCTTTTGAGGTATGGAGGGATTTCTCGCTTTACTTGTACTCGTCCCAGCTCTTGATTTGAATGTC
It contains:
- a CDS encoding TonB-dependent receptor — its product is MKRERTIVATLLWILFSVSAWAQGLVKGVVADSGNRPVAGASVRLYQGHDTSSSKGGTTNRNGLFELEKVADGKYILSISFLGYEDYSTEITVAGNTDVGLIILKEQPLDLDEVVVSASLVKRFADKKEYKLTPAEKGQYSSALSALEFLPKIQVLDQSVSSVDGKAVKILINGIPSTPIDLSVISPENIAKIDYYTQPPVQYSNMGLEAVIDVVTREKQNGESVGVNTQNAVTTGFGNNVVNFKYNWGHSQIGVTYNINYRNYNKRVLDEEMAYSVGGTDFEKRKSGRNSPYAYEQQVAEISFNNTKADNYLFSTKLSFNSLNRRRSSVQDILSSVDGKESRKTGESWDKDKYISPVMDMYFSKSFGSKHELIVNLVGTYYKSDYDYEYQELLEAEPDFETATVIHTDKYSVIGEALYTYKMETVNLHAGSRYMYNNSIQNNLPSNNKITAHEIYSYLGITGMWGDRFNYSLSAGVNNHIFTTIENKTYNFTYFRPQVKLGYFIDPSSDLMFNYEINTENPSVSSLTYNPYYKDPNYIFVGNPHLSPSNNHDFSFSYFKGFKKFIINAEVGYSYTKDAIAPIFQSDHTNIIETFGNLDYAQNMKASLFLQWYPFSNNMLRLRLYSEVFHQINKWGTSKWNHTGYSIIPSVYLACHQWGLQVFYQTQKKSLIGQTTKNIPSMASVELSYKPIKNLTLTGGIRYPFYDSWKQVTSVSGTSLLRRTETERIINNANMVYVNLVYNFSFGQSKSGVKLKIQNRDKDSGILNRN
- a CDS encoding S41 family peptidase; its protein translation is MKKCLFAIALVGLFAIQVPAKAQTTTNERIYILSSVWKDVCKNFAFPERFKEVDPDSLYKEYIPKVLHAESEQHFSNLMAEFLSSFQDGHTKFNDNNIKRYKVPVVFSWVKDQLFVTNIPTALKQEIPLGSQIVEVEGEPLMDYLQKQVYPIVPASNENWRKRKALDFFLTGDKDTRYNCSIKTPNGEMKEVSLTTGIIGYEDISDWLIQRDNRICYVKNLPGDILYMKLTTFAKPQSVKEEFEKYLSQFISSKGVIFDIRGNRGGTDESWHNLIQYIADSDVNIQDGLMLTGRVSNTAIELYGKNVPQLADYYNGVAMQPIQLDPFKSKIPDSLRIKSPIILLVDGFTASAAEDFAVTMKNLKLATIVGTSTAGVVSSPKVNDHGHGYWSQVSFCRFSNPDGSDIIYTGVLPDTNIEYTLNDALGKTDTALDTAINIIHIHQAK
- a CDS encoding YbaN family protein; protein product: MKVIYILLGGLSLGLGVAGIFLPLLPTTPFLLLSAALWLRSSPRLYHWLLNHKRLGPYIRDFLEHKAIPLRVKIISVSLVWITLLYCALFVARVWWLALLFILLAMALSWHILSYKTRR